The proteins below come from a single Staphylococcus sp. MI 10-1553 genomic window:
- a CDS encoding SdpI family protein produces MILLPSSLFLFLLAIVFQHIVSQKINYFFGFRTRKTMKNQKNWEIAQVSFVRQLKVILDIRLYIQFYYALRISCSLF; encoded by the coding sequence ATGATACTGTTACCAAGTAGTTTGTTTTTATTCTTATTAGCGATTGTGTTCCAACATATTGTATCTCAAAAAATCAATTACTTTTTTGGGTTTCGGACTAGAAAAACGATGAAAAATCAAAAGAATTGGGAAATAGCTCAAGTCTCCTTTGTCCGTCAACTAAAGGTGATTTTGGATATACGGCTTTATATTCAATTCTATTATGCATTGCGGATATCGTGCTCATTGTTTTAG